Within the Hypericibacter adhaerens genome, the region CAGGAGGCCCACCGCGATGTTCATCATGCTGACGGTCGCGAGATAGGCCGAGATGTTGCTTTCGATCTCATGCGCGATCTCCACCACCTGCTTCTTGTCGCTCAAGGTCGGCAGGATCTCGACGAAGCGGCGCAGGAACAGGTCGCCCGACATCAGCAGGAAGAACAGCAGCACGATCATGGTGCCGATCCCCGTCAGCATGTTCCGCGTCCCGCTGAAAAGAAGGCCGGCCACGCCCGGCCCGGCGACCGTGACGGAAACCGCGTTCTCGCCCTCGGCCAGATGCTCGAGCTGCTTGCTGGCTTCCTCGAGATCGGCGATGGGCTGCTTGAAGATGCGGATCTGGGCCTCGAGCTGCGCCAGGCTCTGCGGGATCTTGGCGAGCCAGTCGGCCGCGGGGCTCGACAGGCTGTAGCCGAGCGCCACGAGGCCGGCGATGACGAGGATGATCATGAGCAGCGCCGCGGCGAGCCGGGGCAATCCGAACTTCGCCCCCAGCCGCATGGCCGGCTGCAGCATGAGATAGAGGATGACGGCGAAGATGACCGGCAGGACGATCGGGCCGGCCAGATAGAGCGCGTAGAAGCTCAGCAGCAGAAAGATGCCGAGCAGCAGGAGCGTCTTGGGATCCTGCGGCAGCGGCATCTCGTCGGGGGCGGTTGCCGGCTCGGCCGGCGGCGGGCTCGCGGCGCCGGCCAGGACGACAGGGGCCGGGGTGTCTGCGGAGGGCTGGGCCATGGATCGGGCCCTTCATCCTCGTCCGGGCTGCTCAGCGCAGGATCAGCCGGCTGGCGATGAAACCGAGGCCGAAGGCGACGAGAACGCTCGTCAAGGGGCGCGCCCGGACCTGATCGCTGACGCGCTCGACCGATTGCGCGCCCTGCTCCGAGACCGTGTCGTAGAGCGCGTTGGCGCGGTCGCTGAGCTGGGTCAGCAGCAACTCGGCCCGCTCGCTCGCATGGTCGACCGCACCGCTGCGGATCTGGCCGACGATGGTGGCGAAATCGCTCTTCAGCGCCGCCAGATCGTCGATCAAGCTGTCCAGATCGACCGTGGCCGGCGCCTTACGCCTTGATTTCGTTGCGCGTTTCATGCCTGTCTTCCTTGCTCGAGCTGCGGCGGCATGAGGGCGGAATTCCCCCTCGCCTCCGCCAGCAGAACGGCCGGGCGCGCGCGAAGTTCCGGAACGCCGGCAGGAAATCAGGCCGGATCGGGCGGCAGGTAGCGGGTGGCGAGCCAGCCGCCATCGACCGGCAGCACGACGCCCGAGAGGAAATCGGCTTCGGGCGATGCCAGGAAGCTCACCG harbors:
- a CDS encoding AI-2E family transporter: MAQPSADTPAPVVLAGAASPPPAEPATAPDEMPLPQDPKTLLLLGIFLLLSFYALYLAGPIVLPVIFAVILYLMLQPAMRLGAKFGLPRLAAALLMIILVIAGLVALGYSLSSPAADWLAKIPQSLAQLEAQIRIFKQPIADLEEASKQLEHLAEGENAVSVTVAGPGVAGLLFSGTRNMLTGIGTMIVLLFFLLMSGDLFLRRFVEILPTLSDKKQVVEIAHEIESNISAYLATVSMMNIAVGLLTGVAAFLCGLPDPVLWGTLAFLLNYIPILGPLCGIVLIFLASLLTFGTIWHALLPAGLYLGIHLIEGEFVTPLLLARRFILNPVLIVVSLVFWYWMWGIPGALLAVPMLATTKIVCDRIKPLMAFGHFLGSEPRS
- a CDS encoding DUF883 family protein; amino-acid sequence: MKRATKSRRKAPATVDLDSLIDDLAALKSDFATIVGQIRSGAVDHASERAELLLTQLSDRANALYDTVSEQGAQSVERVSDQVRARPLTSVLVAFGLGFIASRLILR